A section of the Ensifer adhaerens genome encodes:
- a CDS encoding AI-2E family transporter, whose amino-acid sequence MLRFSRKIGKEPADLAADLHPVTLLGGPADTSKLPTLAASAATVAVLYFARDVFLPLAIAILLTFALAPVVSRLRRAGCPRSVAVVGTVTLAFLFLTAFGIIVALQISEVARDVPKYQSNIVEKVRSLKEAGSENQILDRLSRVMERISVELSQPEKDVPLSPAAVPEPKPLLVEIFSPQRPIEILMSVINPLLGPLATAGLVIVVVIFMLFEREDLRDRFIRLVGYGDLHRTTEALQDAAARVGQYLLMQLVVNITYGVPLAIGLWLLGIPNALLWGMLAIVLRFVPYIGPVIAAALPLFLAFAAAPGWSLVVLTLGLFIALELVSNNIVEPWLYGSRTGLSPLAIIVAAIFWAWLWGPVGLVLSTPLTVCLVVLGRHVRQFEFLEILLGNEPVLNPKERLYQRLLAGDPDEATDNAEEMLEEIYLVEFYDTVAIPALLLAESDRIRGALTEEQRARVADSATTLVANLEEIALEEEDEDKSADPERDADEQEKDYELPSGEGRSVLCLGGRSALDDVTAMMLHQVLRVQGADVSYFSHDGLKPQKIRELPIDGRHAIVLAALDRESMRHAKFLVRRLKRLAPASRVGIVLWQDLHQTDASKNALLVEETQADFVVSAIADAIREALSAEPPQPVKFPHPRTARRLAVRGFLAEEKRTAAD is encoded by the coding sequence ATGCTGAGATTTTCGCGCAAGATTGGAAAAGAGCCGGCCGATTTGGCCGCCGATTTGCATCCAGTGACGTTGTTAGGGGGCCCGGCCGACACTTCGAAGCTGCCAACGCTTGCAGCGAGTGCCGCAACCGTTGCGGTGCTCTATTTTGCACGCGACGTCTTCCTGCCGTTGGCGATCGCCATCCTTTTGACCTTTGCTCTTGCGCCGGTCGTCTCAAGGCTACGCCGCGCCGGCTGCCCCCGTTCAGTCGCGGTTGTCGGAACCGTAACGCTGGCTTTCCTGTTCCTGACCGCATTCGGCATCATTGTCGCGCTGCAGATCAGCGAGGTCGCTCGGGATGTGCCGAAGTACCAGTCGAACATTGTTGAGAAGGTCCGCTCTCTTAAAGAAGCCGGATCAGAGAACCAGATACTCGATCGGCTGAGCCGGGTCATGGAGCGGATCAGCGTCGAGCTCAGCCAGCCTGAAAAAGATGTGCCTTTGTCGCCGGCTGCGGTGCCTGAACCAAAGCCACTTTTGGTAGAGATATTTTCGCCACAGCGCCCCATTGAGATCCTGATGAGCGTCATCAATCCGCTCCTTGGTCCCTTGGCGACCGCTGGCCTCGTCATCGTCGTTGTCATCTTCATGTTGTTTGAGCGCGAGGATCTGCGCGACCGGTTCATCCGCCTGGTCGGCTACGGCGATCTTCATCGAACGACCGAGGCGCTCCAGGATGCGGCAGCGCGCGTGGGCCAGTATTTGCTTATGCAGCTCGTCGTCAACATAACCTATGGGGTGCCGCTTGCGATTGGCCTCTGGCTTTTAGGGATTCCAAACGCGCTTTTGTGGGGAATGCTGGCGATCGTGCTGCGCTTTGTGCCCTATATCGGACCGGTCATTGCTGCTGCTTTACCTCTGTTCCTGGCATTCGCGGCAGCACCCGGCTGGAGCTTGGTGGTCCTGACGCTCGGGCTGTTCATTGCGCTTGAACTTGTGAGCAACAACATTGTTGAGCCCTGGCTATATGGTTCCCGCACCGGCCTGTCGCCACTTGCGATCATCGTTGCCGCCATCTTCTGGGCCTGGCTCTGGGGCCCGGTCGGACTGGTGTTATCCACCCCACTGACCGTTTGTCTGGTTGTGCTCGGCCGGCATGTCCGCCAGTTCGAGTTTCTCGAAATTCTGTTGGGTAACGAGCCAGTCCTCAATCCAAAGGAGCGCCTTTATCAGCGCTTGCTGGCAGGGGACCCGGACGAGGCAACGGATAACGCTGAGGAGATGCTCGAGGAAATCTACCTCGTCGAGTTCTACGACACGGTCGCCATCCCGGCGCTGCTTCTTGCCGAGAGTGATCGTATCCGTGGTGCCTTGACGGAAGAGCAAAGAGCGCGCGTTGCTGACAGCGCAACCACGCTGGTTGCCAACCTCGAGGAGATCGCGCTCGAAGAGGAAGACGAAGACAAAAGCGCAGATCCCGAGCGCGACGCCGATGAACAAGAAAAGGATTACGAACTTCCCTCGGGCGAAGGGCGATCCGTGCTTTGCCTTGGAGGCCGCAGCGCACTCGATGACGTCACAGCGATGATGCTCCACCAGGTTCTGCGGGTTCAAGGCGCCGACGTTAGCTACTTCAGCCACGACGGTCTGAAGCCACAAAAAATCAGAGAGCTTCCCATCGACGGGCGACACGCGATCGTTCTTGCTGCCCTTGACCGGGAATCCATGCGGCATGCCAAATTCCTTGTCCGTCGGCTCAAGCGGTTGGCTCCAGCTTCGCGGGTCGGCATAGTCCTGTGGCAGGACCTCCATCAAACCGACGCTTCGAAAAACGCGCTCCTCGTTGAGGAAACGCAAGCCGACTTTGTCGTCTCTGCGATCGCTGACGCCATCCGGGAGGCGCTGTCGGCGGAACCACCGCAGCCCGTCAAGTTTCCCCATCCAAGGACTGCCCGTCGTCTGGCGGTGCGTGGATTTCTCGCTGAGGAGAAAAGGACGGCAGCCGACTGA
- a CDS encoding SDR family oxidoreductase: MKSETGKTQRKIQKQVERADEKKPRKPPGAMQAGARLYPEPPLPKVHQDKPGSEADLPLSPMYDAPFYKGSDKLKDKVALITGGDSGIGRSVAVLFAREGADVAILHLEEAQDAEDTRAAVEKEGRKCLVISGDVKDATFCRHAVERTITQFGRLDILVNNAAFQVHTLNIEDLTDEHFDETLKTNLYGYFYMAKAAIPHMKNGSAIINTGSVTGLNGSKELLDYSMTKGGIHAFTRALSGQLVPKGIRVNAVAPGPVWTPLNPSDKQAKDVEKFGADTPMKRAAQPEEIAPAYVFLASSQMSSYITGEILPIVGGY, encoded by the coding sequence ATGAAATCCGAAACTGGCAAGACGCAGCGAAAGATTCAAAAGCAGGTCGAGAGGGCCGACGAAAAGAAGCCGCGGAAACCTCCCGGTGCAATGCAGGCAGGTGCCCGCCTATATCCCGAGCCGCCGCTTCCAAAGGTGCATCAGGACAAGCCGGGATCGGAGGCTGATCTGCCGCTTTCGCCCATGTACGACGCGCCTTTTTACAAGGGCTCAGACAAGTTGAAGGACAAGGTTGCGCTCATCACCGGGGGTGACTCTGGCATCGGCCGGTCTGTCGCGGTCCTCTTTGCCCGGGAGGGCGCAGATGTCGCGATCCTTCATCTCGAAGAAGCGCAGGATGCAGAAGACACGAGAGCGGCGGTCGAGAAGGAGGGTCGTAAGTGCCTCGTGATCAGCGGCGACGTCAAGGACGCGACCTTCTGCCGGCACGCGGTTGAAAGGACCATCACGCAGTTTGGCCGGCTGGACATCCTCGTCAACAACGCCGCCTTCCAGGTTCACACATTGAATATCGAAGACCTCACCGACGAGCACTTCGATGAGACGCTGAAAACGAACCTTTATGGCTACTTCTACATGGCAAAGGCCGCAATTCCCCACATGAAGAACGGTTCCGCCATCATCAATACGGGGTCGGTTACTGGTCTTAACGGCTCGAAGGAACTCCTCGACTATTCCATGACCAAGGGCGGCATTCATGCTTTCACCCGGGCTCTGTCGGGACAACTCGTGCCCAAGGGCATCCGCGTGAATGCCGTTGCCCCAGGCCCTGTCTGGACCCCCCTTAATCCGTCGGACAAGCAGGCGAAGGACGTCGAGAAATTCGGCGCCGATACGCCAATGAAACGTGCGGCCCAACCTGAGGAGATTGCGCCTGCCTATGTCTTCCTCGCCTCCTCGCAAATGTCGAGTTACATCACCGGCGAAATCCTCCCGATCGTCGGCGGGTATTGA
- a CDS encoding ABC transporter permease, with protein MKISPDAVPFRIFAHLLAACALIACWTAYVELSEIPAYVLPRPDAVVAALVADWGVLGPALWVTMQTTFVALLLAICGGGCAAVMLAQSRWIETVLSPIMVTLQVTPIIAIAPLILVYAPTPWSAQLICAFLVTFFPIMLNTLQGLKSADRNHTDLLKTYGASRWQALFYLKLPSALPGFFAGLKIASGLALVAAIVAEFAAGQAGNNAGLAFRLLEAQYRLNMPRLFACLVLLAGLGAAMFYLSSIMSSLALRRWHESEQP; from the coding sequence TTGAAAATATCCCCGGACGCAGTCCCATTTCGCATCTTTGCGCATCTTCTTGCTGCATGCGCGCTGATTGCGTGCTGGACGGCCTATGTCGAGCTGTCGGAAATCCCGGCCTACGTTTTGCCGCGGCCCGATGCCGTCGTTGCGGCACTTGTTGCCGATTGGGGCGTTTTGGGTCCGGCGCTTTGGGTGACGATGCAAACGACTTTTGTGGCGCTGCTCCTGGCCATCTGCGGAGGGGGATGTGCCGCTGTAATGTTGGCACAGTCTCGATGGATTGAGACGGTTCTGTCGCCTATCATGGTAACGTTGCAGGTAACGCCGATCATTGCCATTGCACCGTTGATCCTGGTCTATGCGCCGACACCCTGGAGTGCGCAGTTGATATGTGCGTTTCTCGTCACCTTCTTCCCGATCATGCTCAATACGTTGCAGGGACTGAAAAGCGCTGACCGAAACCATACCGACCTCTTGAAAACCTATGGCGCGTCGCGCTGGCAGGCTCTCTTCTATCTGAAACTGCCGTCAGCCCTTCCTGGCTTCTTCGCAGGCCTCAAGATCGCAAGCGGCCTTGCGCTTGTGGCGGCAATTGTCGCAGAATTTGCGGCTGGGCAGGCCGGTAATAATGCCGGTCTGGCCTTTCGACTGCTGGAAGCGCAATACCGGCTGAACATGCCGCGCCTGTTTGCATGCCTCGTCCTGCTTGCCGGTCTCGGGGCGGCGATGTTCTATCTCTCATCCATTATGTCGTCGCTCGCCCTTCGCCGCTGGCATGAAAGCGAGCAGCCCTGA
- a CDS encoding ribbon-helix-helix domain-containing protein encodes MNTINLYLPDDLKTFADEQVADRYGTISAYIRDLISKDQDRLASRSRLLDGAASDHPEAADGEYFTGLRERASRL; translated from the coding sequence ATGAACACGATCAATCTCTATCTCCCGGACGACCTGAAGACCTTCGCGGACGAGCAGGTCGCCGATCGCTATGGCACGATCAGTGCATATATCCGGGATTTGATAAGCAAAGACCAAGACCGGCTCGCCTCCCGCAGCCGCTTGCTCGATGGCGCCGCCTCTGATCATCCGGAAGCGGCCGATGGCGAGTATTTCACCGGCTTGCGCGAGCGGGCTTCTCGGCTATGA
- a CDS encoding ProQ/FINO family protein, translating to MLDGVSWPRELPDDQGCPLPQNSPIIKSLLGSSGPVEAREREVAKAKAINALLIRPIGILPAKPGDPIRPFALGLWAETRVLLKPEISVSTLRKATGAYVHCRTYQMAVARPGSIRHDIKGKPVEPISDADRLDARKKYENFRTRDGSGRRKVRHAG from the coding sequence ATGTTAGACGGCGTATCTTGGCCTCGCGAACTGCCAGACGACCAAGGGTGCCCCTTGCCTCAGAATTCCCCGATAATAAAATCGCTCCTCGGTAGCTCCGGTCCGGTTGAAGCACGCGAACGCGAGGTCGCCAAGGCTAAGGCGATCAACGCGCTACTAATCCGGCCGATTGGGATCCTGCCGGCAAAGCCCGGCGATCCGATACGACCGTTTGCCCTTGGCCTTTGGGCGGAGACCCGTGTTCTTTTGAAACCGGAAATCAGCGTTTCGACCCTTCGCAAGGCGACCGGGGCTTATGTGCACTGCAGAACCTACCAGATGGCGGTCGCACGGCCGGGCTCCATCCGTCACGACATAAAAGGCAAACCGGTCGAGCCGATATCGGACGCCGACCGATTGGACGCACGGAAAAAATACGAAAATTTCAGGACGCGTGATGGTTCGGGCCGGCGAAAGGTCCGCCATGCCGGCTGA
- a CDS encoding ABC transporter substrate-binding protein codes for MNASTLSSTAATAGVLTICLALTASPAFSIDKISFGTDWLAEADHGGFYQALADGTYAKYGLDVEIKQGGPGAQNRALLLAGKLDFYLGTQQEQLTGVEEGIPLVDVAAFYQKNAQVILTHPDADIETFGDIARLETIYMTHGGFGAYFEWMKANFTGFRDEQFKPYNFSSAPFLADTRSAQQGLITAEPYEIERQTGKEPKIFLLADSGYAPYATMITVQQNLIDRDPDLVQRFVDASIEGWYNYLYGDNAAANVLIKKDNPEMTDGQIVYAIDKMKQYGIVDSGEALTKGIGCLSAERYKQLFDALVKVNLLQPDTDYTKAFDPRFSCKGVGMSLKERS; via the coding sequence ATGAACGCGTCTACCTTATCCAGCACGGCGGCAACGGCCGGCGTGCTGACCATCTGCTTGGCCTTGACCGCATCGCCTGCCTTTTCCATCGACAAGATCAGCTTCGGCACCGATTGGCTGGCCGAGGCAGACCATGGTGGATTTTATCAAGCGCTTGCCGATGGGACCTACGCGAAATACGGCCTCGACGTTGAGATCAAACAGGGCGGACCGGGCGCACAAAACCGCGCTTTGCTTCTGGCAGGCAAACTCGATTTTTATCTCGGCACGCAGCAGGAACAACTGACCGGTGTCGAAGAAGGCATTCCCCTTGTCGATGTTGCCGCCTTCTATCAGAAGAACGCGCAGGTCATCCTGACCCATCCGGACGCCGACATCGAAACGTTCGGGGACATAGCAAGGCTCGAAACGATCTACATGACACACGGCGGGTTCGGCGCCTATTTCGAGTGGATGAAAGCCAATTTTACCGGTTTCCGCGACGAGCAATTCAAGCCCTACAATTTTTCATCCGCTCCGTTTCTGGCCGACACCCGCTCCGCGCAACAAGGGTTGATCACCGCCGAACCCTATGAAATCGAGCGACAGACGGGCAAAGAGCCGAAGATCTTCCTCCTTGCTGACAGCGGGTATGCGCCCTACGCCACGATGATCACAGTCCAGCAAAACCTCATCGATCGAGACCCCGATCTCGTGCAACGCTTCGTCGATGCCTCAATCGAGGGCTGGTACAATTATCTCTACGGGGACAATGCCGCTGCCAATGTGCTGATCAAGAAAGACAATCCGGAAATGACCGATGGCCAGATCGTGTATGCCATCGACAAGATGAAGCAATATGGGATCGTCGATTCCGGCGAGGCGCTCACCAAGGGCATCGGCTGTCTTTCCGCCGAACGCTACAAGCAGCTGTTCGACGCGTTGGTGAAGGTCAATCTGCTTCAGCCCGACACCGACTACACGAAGGCTTTTGATCCCCGCTTTTCGTGCAAGGGCGTCGGCATGTCGCTGAAAGAGAGATCTTGA
- a CDS encoding CsbD family protein, with the protein MDWNRVEGNWKQVKGKVKEQWGKLTDDDLDQINGKREQLEGKIQERYGYAKDQARKDVDAWYDNQRFH; encoded by the coding sequence ATGGATTGGAACCGTGTCGAAGGTAACTGGAAGCAGGTCAAGGGCAAGGTCAAGGAACAATGGGGTAAGTTGACCGACGACGACCTGGATCAGATCAACGGCAAGCGCGAGCAGCTCGAAGGAAAGATCCAGGAGCGCTACGGATACGCGAAGGATCAGGCCAGGAAGGATGTCGACGCTTGGTACGATAACCAGCGGTTCCATTGA